Proteins encoded within one genomic window of Algiphilus sp.:
- a CDS encoding LysR family transcriptional regulator, with the protein MQIGLAFVLIAMARKSPAFDWNDIPVLLALADTGSMSRAAEALRIDVSTVSRRLTAAEGQLRSRLFIRGPGGYRPTDAGRTFIAGARRIHGDVHRLVDTTRNESERVAGTVRITSVDALISEWLTPALDRLSTRHPELAFQLIEDNRALSFTRAEADIAIRIARPRRDAALIMRRIGRIGMAVYGAPSFRDTPRERWRELPWLAFSEELADISEMRWLAALKPESPPRLRARSVRTLQRACEAGLGLALLPCFLAESARLTRLSPEPEVTREMWLLRHKDAARIRRFRAVADWIAETAADDLARFEGTQGLSAEQAP; encoded by the coding sequence ATCGCCATGGCCCGGAAATCGCCCGCCTTCGACTGGAACGACATCCCCGTGCTGCTGGCGCTTGCCGACACCGGCTCGATGAGCCGGGCCGCGGAGGCGCTGCGCATCGATGTCTCGACCGTCAGCCGACGCCTGACCGCCGCCGAGGGACAGCTTCGGAGCCGGCTCTTCATCCGCGGCCCGGGCGGCTACCGCCCGACCGATGCCGGCCGGACCTTCATCGCGGGCGCGCGCCGCATCCACGGCGACGTGCACCGGCTGGTCGACACCACCCGCAACGAGAGCGAGCGCGTGGCCGGGACGGTGCGCATCACCTCGGTGGACGCCCTGATCTCGGAGTGGCTGACGCCCGCACTCGACCGGTTGTCCACGCGCCATCCCGAGCTCGCCTTCCAGCTCATCGAGGACAACCGTGCGCTGTCCTTCACCCGGGCCGAGGCCGACATCGCCATCCGCATCGCGCGGCCGCGCCGGGACGCCGCACTGATCATGCGGCGCATCGGCCGGATCGGCATGGCCGTCTACGGCGCCCCGTCGTTCCGCGACACACCGCGCGAACGATGGCGCGAGCTGCCATGGCTGGCCTTCAGCGAGGAGCTCGCCGACATCAGCGAGATGCGCTGGCTTGCGGCGCTGAAGCCCGAGTCCCCGCCGCGCCTGCGCGCGCGTTCGGTGCGCACGCTGCAGCGCGCCTGCGAGGCCGGCCTCGGACTGGCGCTGCTGCCGTGCTTCCTCGCCGAGTCGGCCCGCCTGACCCGGCTCAGTCCGGAACCGGAAGTGACGCGCGAGATGTGGCTGCTTCGGCACAAGGATGCCGCCCGCATCCGGCGCTTCCGCGCTGTTGCCGACTGGATCGCGGAGACCGCGGCCGACGACCTGGCGCGCTTCGAAGGCACGCAGGGCCTTTCAGCCGAGCAGGCGCCATAG
- the folE gene encoding GTP cyclohydrolase I: MGADSRRLQAEGAQRPPPSRAEAEAAVETLIRWAGDEPSREGLRDTPQRVVRAYEEFFAGYREGPEALLSRTFEDVSGYRDIVLLRDIRLESHCEHHMVPIIGTAHVAYLPDRRVVGISKLVRVVHALARRLQTQETLTAQMADAIEVALAPRGVGVIVDAAHQCMTTRGVRQPGVSTVTTAFRGEFESRECLQDRLWRLLG, from the coding sequence ATGGGCGCTGACAGCAGGCGCCTGCAGGCGGAAGGGGCGCAGCGTCCGCCGCCCAGCCGCGCCGAGGCCGAGGCGGCGGTCGAGACACTGATCCGCTGGGCCGGCGACGAGCCGTCGCGCGAGGGGCTGCGCGACACGCCGCAACGCGTGGTGCGCGCCTACGAGGAATTCTTTGCCGGCTACCGAGAGGGCCCCGAAGCGCTGCTGTCGCGCACCTTCGAAGACGTCTCGGGCTACCGCGACATCGTCCTGCTGCGCGACATCCGGCTGGAATCGCACTGCGAACACCACATGGTCCCGATCATCGGCACGGCCCATGTCGCTTATCTGCCGGATCGGCGCGTGGTCGGCATCAGCAAGCTGGTGCGCGTGGTGCACGCGCTCGCGCGCCGGCTGCAGACGCAGGAGACGCTGACCGCGCAGATGGCGGACGCCATCGAGGTCGCGCTCGCACCCCGCGGTGTCGGCGTGATCGTCGATGCCGCCCACCAGTGCATGACGACCCGCGGCGTGCGCCAGCCTGGCGTATCCACCGTGACCACCGCCTTCAGGGGCGAGTTCGAATCCCGCGAGTGCCTGCAGGACAGGCTATGGCGCCTGCTCGGCTGA
- the zigA gene encoding zinc metallochaperone GTPase ZigA: MTLPVTVLSGFLGAGKTTTLNHILHNREDRRVAVIVNDMSEVNIDADLVQREVDLNRADEKLVEMSNGCICCTLREDLLVEVGRLAREGRFDALVIESTGISEPLPVAETFTFRDEAGHSLSDVARLDTMVTLVDAVNFTVDLDRADDLAERGQSLGEEDTRTVADLLVDQVEFADVIVLNKMELVGSAERERLTAVLRQLNRHAEIVPASFGRVPIDRLLNTGRFSFERAAAAPGWLQEMRGSHVPETEEYGIASFVYRADRPFHPQRFHDAVLSGDWPGNLLRSKGFFWLATRFDIAGQWSQAGGVVRHGPAGYWWAAVPTEHWPDEPGWRERMAARSWGRFGDRRQELVFIGQGLDEPTIRTRLDGALLTPEEIDAGPAGWAGLPDPFPSWTAGDADA, translated from the coding sequence ATGACCCTGCCCGTCACCGTCCTCTCCGGCTTTCTCGGCGCCGGCAAGACCACCACGCTGAACCACATCCTCCACAACCGCGAGGATCGCCGCGTCGCGGTCATCGTCAACGACATGTCGGAGGTCAACATCGACGCCGACCTGGTTCAGCGCGAGGTCGATCTGAACCGCGCCGACGAGAAGCTGGTGGAGATGAGCAACGGCTGCATCTGCTGCACGCTGCGCGAGGATCTGCTGGTGGAGGTCGGGCGCCTGGCGCGCGAGGGGCGCTTCGACGCGCTGGTGATCGAATCCACCGGCATCTCGGAGCCGCTGCCGGTGGCCGAGACCTTCACCTTCCGCGACGAGGCTGGCCACAGCCTGTCCGATGTGGCGCGGCTGGACACCATGGTGACGCTGGTCGATGCGGTGAACTTCACGGTCGATCTCGATCGGGCCGACGATCTCGCCGAGCGCGGGCAGAGCCTCGGCGAGGAGGACACGCGCACGGTCGCGGACCTGCTGGTCGATCAGGTCGAGTTCGCGGACGTCATCGTGCTCAACAAGATGGAGCTGGTGGGCAGCGCCGAGCGCGAGCGACTGACCGCGGTGCTGCGCCAGCTCAACCGTCATGCCGAGATCGTGCCCGCCAGCTTCGGGCGCGTGCCCATCGACCGGCTGCTGAACACCGGCCGCTTCTCCTTCGAGCGCGCCGCCGCCGCGCCGGGCTGGCTGCAGGAGATGCGCGGCAGCCATGTGCCGGAGACCGAGGAGTACGGCATCGCCAGCTTCGTCTACCGCGCCGACCGCCCCTTCCACCCGCAGCGCTTCCACGACGCCGTGCTGAGCGGCGACTGGCCGGGCAATCTGCTGCGCTCCAAGGGCTTCTTCTGGCTGGCGACGCGCTTCGACATCGCCGGGCAGTGGTCGCAGGCCGGCGGCGTGGTGCGCCACGGGCCCGCCGGCTACTGGTGGGCTGCGGTCCCGACCGAACACTGGCCCGACGAACCCGGCTGGCGCGAACGCATGGCGGCCCGCAGCTGGGGCCGCTTCGGCGACCGCCGCCAGGAACTGGTATTCATCGGCCAGGGGCTGGATGAACCGACCATCCGCACCCGCCTCGACGGCGCGCTGCTGACGCCGGAAGAGATCGATGCCGGACCGGCGGGCTGGGCCGGCCTGCCCGACCCCTTTCCGTCATGGACCGCCGGCGACGCCGATGCATGA
- a CDS encoding MerC domain-containing protein: protein MNRKASPDARSWLDWFGVAVASGCAVHCLLLPLWPLIGMALLADPAVERGALIASALLATVAIGHGACARHRRVFPVIVMVAGFALYLGKDAMGETAEPFLLAVGAALVSCAHLMNLRCHRAGTTQ, encoded by the coding sequence ATGAACAGGAAGGCCTCACCCGACGCGCGCTCCTGGCTCGACTGGTTCGGCGTTGCCGTTGCATCCGGTTGCGCCGTGCACTGTCTTCTGCTGCCGCTGTGGCCGTTGATCGGCATGGCGCTTCTCGCGGATCCGGCGGTCGAGCGCGGAGCACTGATCGCGTCCGCGCTGCTCGCCACGGTTGCCATCGGTCACGGCGCCTGTGCGCGTCACCGCAGGGTGTTCCCGGTGATCGTCATGGTAGCCGGTTTCGCGCTCTATCTCGGCAAGGACGCCATGGGCGAAACGGCCGAGCCCTTCCTGCTCGCAGTAGGCGCGGCGCTGGTGTCGTGCGCGCATCTGATGAACCTGCGCTGCCACCGCGCCGGCACGACTCAGTGA
- a CDS encoding ATP-binding cassette domain-containing protein, producing MSALIEASAVRHHYGDRAVLSLDALSLEAGAQHLVLGPSGCGKTTLLHALAGLMLPDAGSIRVDGQDLRALSNAQRDRFRGRNIGLIFQRLHLVSAVSVLRNLALARHFGRKPPDRARALALLDALGLAHRADAMPAELSHGEAQRVAIARALINQPRILLADEPTSSLDDANAREVIQLLRTASEREGATLLVVTHDQRLRDRFPSATLLQAPEAAAA from the coding sequence ATGTCCGCGCTGATCGAAGCAAGCGCTGTCCGCCACCACTACGGCGACCGGGCCGTCCTGTCGCTGGACGCGTTGTCGCTGGAAGCCGGCGCGCAGCATCTGGTGCTGGGCCCTTCCGGCTGCGGCAAGACCACCCTGCTGCACGCGCTGGCCGGACTCATGCTCCCGGACGCCGGCAGCATCCGCGTCGACGGCCAGGATCTTCGCGCGCTCTCGAACGCACAGCGCGACCGCTTCCGCGGCCGCAACATCGGCCTGATCTTCCAGCGCCTGCATCTCGTCAGCGCGGTATCGGTACTGCGCAACCTGGCGCTGGCGCGTCACTTCGGACGCAAGCCGCCGGACCGGGCGCGCGCGCTGGCGCTGCTGGACGCGCTCGGGCTGGCGCACCGCGCCGACGCCATGCCCGCCGAGCTGTCGCACGGCGAGGCCCAGCGCGTCGCCATCGCCCGGGCGCTGATCAACCAGCCGCGCATCCTGCTGGCCGACGAGCCCACCTCGAGCCTGGACGACGCCAATGCCCGCGAGGTCATCCAGCTGCTGCGCACGGCCAGCGAGCGCGAAGGCGCCACCCTGCTGGTGGTGACGCACGATCAGCGCCTGCGCGACCGGTTCCCGTCCGCCACCCTCCTGCAGGCACCGGAGGCGGCAGCCGCATGA
- a CDS encoding ABC transporter permease yields the protein MTLLSLAWANIMRDKLAAALNTALMAVGMATIVLLLLFGHHLSQRMTQDAAGIDLVLGAKGSPTQLVLSAIYHADIPTGNIPLAEAERWAEHPMVRGAIPLALGDSWRGFRIVGTTHAYPAVYDAELRTGRLWTERGEVTVGADVAARGLSVGSGFAGVHGLAAGGHVHDDNRYRVVGILAPTGTVIDRLVLTSVQSVWAIHGDAEPEAPEITSMLLDYATPFAATRLPRLINSQSPLQAASPAEQTSRMLQLLGVGIDGFRAFAWVLVVTASLGVFIALYHALEARRYELALLRSLGATRAEVLLSLLIEGMLLSSAGAMAGLALGHGTASSIGQWLDFAATDGLSGAHWVPREGWLLCYGVVVGALAALLPAIRAYRSDVASVLKSA from the coding sequence ATGACCCTGCTGTCGCTGGCCTGGGCCAACATCATGCGCGACAAGCTGGCGGCGGCACTGAACACCGCGCTGATGGCGGTCGGCATGGCGACCATCGTGCTGCTGCTGCTGTTCGGCCATCACCTGAGTCAACGCATGACGCAGGACGCCGCCGGCATCGACCTTGTCCTCGGCGCCAAGGGCAGCCCGACACAGCTGGTGCTGTCGGCGATCTACCACGCCGACATCCCCACCGGGAACATCCCGCTGGCCGAGGCCGAGCGCTGGGCCGAGCACCCCATGGTGCGCGGCGCCATCCCGCTGGCACTGGGCGACTCCTGGCGCGGCTTCCGCATCGTGGGGACCACGCACGCCTACCCCGCGGTCTATGACGCGGAGCTCCGGACCGGCCGGCTGTGGACCGAACGCGGCGAGGTCACCGTGGGTGCCGACGTCGCCGCGCGTGGCCTTTCGGTGGGCAGCGGATTCGCGGGCGTGCACGGTCTTGCCGCCGGCGGCCACGTGCACGATGACAACCGCTACCGGGTCGTCGGCATCCTCGCGCCCACGGGCACCGTGATCGACCGGCTGGTGCTGACCAGCGTGCAGAGCGTCTGGGCCATCCACGGCGACGCCGAGCCCGAGGCACCCGAGATCACCAGCATGCTGCTGGACTACGCCACCCCCTTCGCCGCCACGCGGCTGCCGCGGCTGATCAACAGCCAGTCACCGCTGCAGGCGGCTTCGCCCGCGGAGCAGACCAGCCGCATGCTGCAGCTGCTCGGGGTCGGCATCGACGGCTTCCGCGCCTTCGCGTGGGTCCTGGTCGTCACCGCGAGCCTGGGGGTCTTCATCGCGCTCTACCACGCGCTCGAAGCCCGCCGATACGAGCTGGCGCTGCTGCGCAGCCTGGGCGCGACGCGCGCCGAGGTGCTGCTGAGCCTGCTCATCGAGGGCATGCTGCTGAGCAGCGCGGGGGCGATGGCCGGGCTGGCGCTGGGGCACGGCACTGCCAGCAGCATCGGCCAGTGGCTGGACTTCGCGGCCACCGACGGGCTCAGTGGCGCACACTGGGTGCCGAGAGAAGGATGGCTGCTCTGCTACGGCGTGGTCGTCGGGGCACTGGCGGCATTGCTGCCCGCGATCCGCGCCTACCGGAGTGACGTTGCAAGCGTTCTGAAATCGGCATGA